One genomic window of Manihot esculenta cultivar AM560-2 chromosome 16, M.esculenta_v8, whole genome shotgun sequence includes the following:
- the LOC110602868 gene encoding protein DEEPER ROOTING 1: MKIFGWMQKKLSGRHAAKKHNSISVNHHITQHEPRNQEFSDWPHGLLAIGTFGNDSTKGDSKPNYVQENLSQDLQLTLEEVEKLQDELNLLFNKQYGSTSDEAESNTEKLALDKFVNGNPSSEEDDKDHCHLQGSTTAILGRGKGICSADNTGCAINKKSLSFLLKKMLICRGGFAPTLSLRDQVPESRMEKMLRAILHKKIYPQNPSSNSSTTKKYLENKHKPRSIKGEDDINYKDDNGSKWVKTDSEYIVLEI, encoded by the exons ATGAAG ATATTCGGTTGGATGCAAAAGAAACTCAGTGGCAGACATGCAGCCAAGAAACATAATTCTATTTCTGTTAATC ACCATATTACACAGCATGAACCTCGGAACCAAGAATTCAGTGATTGGCCTCATGGATTGCTGGCAATCGGAACATTTGGAAATGATAGCACGAAAGGAGATTCCAAGCCTAACTATGTTCAAGAAAATCTATCTCAAGATCTGCAACTTACACTTGAAGAAGTTGAAAAACTTCAAGATGAGCTAAACTTGTTATTCAATAAACAATATGGGTCAACATCTGATGAAGCAGAATCAAATACCGAGAAGCTCGCATTAGATAAGTTTGTCAATGGCAATCCCAGCTCGGAAGAAGATGACAAAGATCACTGCCATCTTCAAGGCAGCACCACAGCAATTCTTGGCAGAGGGAAAGGAATTTGTAGTGCGGATAATACAGGCTGTGCCATTAACAAAAAGTCCTTGTCATTTCTTCTCAAGAAGATGCTTATTTGCAGAGGTGGATTTGCACCTACTCTTAGCCTAAGAGATCAAGTTCCAGAGTCTAGAATGGAAAAG ATGTTGAGGGCAATACTTCACAAGAAGATATATCCCCAGAATCCAAGTTCAAATTCATCTACTACCAAGAAATATTTGGAGAATAAACACAAGCCCAGGTCTATCAAGGGTGAGGATGACATAAATTACAAGGATGATAATGGAAGTAAATGGGTCAAGACAGATTCTGAAT ATATAGTGTTGgagatataa
- the LOC110603294 gene encoding uncharacterized protein LOC110603294, which produces MEKGQYSSWAKLFKIHYRAYKVIDYIIQPKLSDKGKEQVAEIDPELWSPLDAIVLQWIYGTISNDLLITILELDKTAHQAWERLKNIFQDNKHSRAVYLENQFSNISACCQKLKMLADQLSNIGAPVSNQKLVLQLIAGLNENYDGAATFIQHSDPLPLFYEAHSRLILEETRKAKQTATAS; this is translated from the coding sequence aTGGAAAAAGGACAGTATTCCTCGTGggctaaactttttaaaattcattatcgTGCATACAAGGTGATTGACTATATAATTCAACCGAAGCTGTCTGACAAAGGCAAGGAACAAGTAGCTGAAATCGATCCTGAGTTATGGTCCCCATTAGACGCCATAGTTCTTCAATGGATTTATGGCACGATCTCTAATGATCTTCTTATCACCATCCTCGAGCTGGATAAAACTGCACACCAAGCTTGGGAacgtttgaaaaatatttttcaagatAACAAACATTCTCGTGCTGTTTATCTGGAAAATCAATTTTCAAATATTTCTGCTTGTTGTCAGAAACTTAAGATGCTTGCTGATCAACTTTCAAACATTGGTGCACCGGTTTCAAATCAAAAGTTAGTTCTTCAGTTAATTGCGGGATTGAATGAGAATTACGATGGTGCTGCTACTTTCATTCAACATAGTGATCCATTGCCTCTGTTTTATGAGGCACATTCAAGGCTTATCCTTGAGGAAACCCGCAAAGCTAAGCAAACAGCCACAGCCTCTTAA
- the LOC110603814 gene encoding protein LAZ1 homolog 2 isoform X1 — MASTDISAYKDTYGYLHQQAVIIGGIFATVAVGLSIFLICQHLRSYTNPAEQKWIVAIIFMVPVYATESIIALWNSRLSLMCDTLRNCYEAFALYAFGSYLVACLGGEKRVIEFLENEKQKWLNQPLLEGSHENQGLHQRSFINFFCRPYVIGSDVLTIEKFGLVQYMILKTLCAFLAFLLELFGVYGDGEFKWYYGYPYITIVLNFSQMWALYCLVQFYSVMHERLYPIKPLAKFVSFKAIVFATWWQGVGIALLCSFGVLPNEGRFQTGLQDFLICIEMAIAAVAHVFVFSAEPYHFVPASDPGRITTRTTKEELKLEEDDEANRAMLEKKETREASGTSVTESVQDIFLKGGQCVVKDVVLTINQAIGPVEKGVTKIQETFHRRSGCSEDEEDSK, encoded by the exons ATGGCATCAACTGATATCTCAGCCTATAAAGATACCTATGGTTATTTGCATCAACAAGCTGTTATTATTGGAGGAATCTTTGCAACTGTAGCAGTAGGGCTCTCTATTTTCCTCATTTGCCAGCATCTCAGATCATACACCAATCCTGCG GAACAAAAATGGATCGTCGCAATTATTTTCATGGTTCCTGTGTATGCCACCGAGTCA ATTATTGCATTGTGGAATTCTCGACTGTCTCTTATGTGTGACACACTAAGAAATTGCTATGAAGCATTTGCCTTGTATGCGTTTGGGAGCTATTTGGTTGCTTGTCTGG GTGGGGAAAAGAGAGTCATAGAGTTTCttgaaaatgaaaaacaaaaatgGCTCAACCAGCCTTTGCTAGAAGGatcacatgagaatcaaggTCTACATCAAAGATCCTTTATCAACTTTTTCTGCCGGCCATATGTTATTGGAAGCGATGTTTTAACAATAGAAAAATTCGGTCTAGTACAATAT ATGATTCTCAAGACTTTGTGTGCATTCTTGGCATTCTTGTTGGAGCTATTCGGTGTTTATGGTGATGGAGAATTCAAGTGGTACTATGG ATATCCATACATAACAATAGTACTGAACTTCAGTCAAATGTGGGCATTATATTGTCTTGTGCAGTTCTATAGCGTAATGCATGAAAGGCTTTATCCAATAAAGCCACTTGCAAAATTCGTAAGCTTTAAGGCGATTGTGTTTGCTACCTGGTGGCAAGGTGTGGGCATTGCTTTGCTGTGTTCTTTTGGAGTTCTGCCTAATGAGGGAAGATTTCAGACAGGGTTGCAAGATTTTTTGATTTGTATAGAA ATGGCCATTGCAGCTGTTGCCCATGTGTTTGTGTTTTCAGCAGAACCCTACCATTTTGTTCCAGCTTCTGATCCAGGAAGGATCACTACTAGAACAACCAAAGAAGAACTGAAGTTGGAGGAAGATGATGAGGCGAATCGAGCTATGcttgaaaagaaagaaactCGGGAGGCTTCTGGAACAAGCGTGACTGAGAGTGTTCAGGACATTTTTCTTAAAGGCGGTCAATGC GTTGTCAAAGATGTTGTGTTGACGATAAATCAAGCAATAGGACCTGTAGAGAAGGGTGTGACGAAGATCCAGGAGACCTTTCACCGGAGATCAGGATGTTCAGAAGATGAAGAAGATTCAAAGTGA
- the LOC110603814 gene encoding protein LAZ1 homolog 2 isoform X3, translated as MASTDISAYKDTYGYLHQQAVIIGGIFATVAVGLSIFLICQHLRSYTNPAEQKWIVAIIFMVPVYATESIIALWNSRLSLMCDTLRNCYEAFALYAFGSYLVACLGGEKRVIEFLENEKQKWLNQPLLEGSHENQGLHQRSFINFFCRPYVIGSDVLTIEKFGLVQYMILKTLCAFLAFLLELFGVYGDGEFKWYYGYPYITIVLNFSQMWALYCLVQFYSVMHERLYPIKPLAKFVSFKAIVFATWWQGVGIALLCSFGVLPNEGRFQTGLQDFLICIEMAIAAVAHVFVFSAEPYHFVPASDPGRITTRTTKEELKLEEDDEANRAMLEKKETREASGTSVTESVQDIFLK; from the exons ATGGCATCAACTGATATCTCAGCCTATAAAGATACCTATGGTTATTTGCATCAACAAGCTGTTATTATTGGAGGAATCTTTGCAACTGTAGCAGTAGGGCTCTCTATTTTCCTCATTTGCCAGCATCTCAGATCATACACCAATCCTGCG GAACAAAAATGGATCGTCGCAATTATTTTCATGGTTCCTGTGTATGCCACCGAGTCA ATTATTGCATTGTGGAATTCTCGACTGTCTCTTATGTGTGACACACTAAGAAATTGCTATGAAGCATTTGCCTTGTATGCGTTTGGGAGCTATTTGGTTGCTTGTCTGG GTGGGGAAAAGAGAGTCATAGAGTTTCttgaaaatgaaaaacaaaaatgGCTCAACCAGCCTTTGCTAGAAGGatcacatgagaatcaaggTCTACATCAAAGATCCTTTATCAACTTTTTCTGCCGGCCATATGTTATTGGAAGCGATGTTTTAACAATAGAAAAATTCGGTCTAGTACAATAT ATGATTCTCAAGACTTTGTGTGCATTCTTGGCATTCTTGTTGGAGCTATTCGGTGTTTATGGTGATGGAGAATTCAAGTGGTACTATGG ATATCCATACATAACAATAGTACTGAACTTCAGTCAAATGTGGGCATTATATTGTCTTGTGCAGTTCTATAGCGTAATGCATGAAAGGCTTTATCCAATAAAGCCACTTGCAAAATTCGTAAGCTTTAAGGCGATTGTGTTTGCTACCTGGTGGCAAGGTGTGGGCATTGCTTTGCTGTGTTCTTTTGGAGTTCTGCCTAATGAGGGAAGATTTCAGACAGGGTTGCAAGATTTTTTGATTTGTATAGAA ATGGCCATTGCAGCTGTTGCCCATGTGTTTGTGTTTTCAGCAGAACCCTACCATTTTGTTCCAGCTTCTGATCCAGGAAGGATCACTACTAGAACAACCAAAGAAGAACTGAAGTTGGAGGAAGATGATGAGGCGAATCGAGCTATGcttgaaaagaaagaaactCGGGAGGCTTCTGGAACAAGCGTGACTGAGAGTGTTCAGGACATTTTTCTTAAA TAA
- the LOC110603814 gene encoding protein LAZ1 homolog 2 isoform X2, producing the protein MASTDISAYKDTYGYLHQQAVIIGGIFATVAVGLSIFLICQHLRSYTNPAIIALWNSRLSLMCDTLRNCYEAFALYAFGSYLVACLGGEKRVIEFLENEKQKWLNQPLLEGSHENQGLHQRSFINFFCRPYVIGSDVLTIEKFGLVQYMILKTLCAFLAFLLELFGVYGDGEFKWYYGYPYITIVLNFSQMWALYCLVQFYSVMHERLYPIKPLAKFVSFKAIVFATWWQGVGIALLCSFGVLPNEGRFQTGLQDFLICIEMAIAAVAHVFVFSAEPYHFVPASDPGRITTRTTKEELKLEEDDEANRAMLEKKETREASGTSVTESVQDIFLKGGQCVVKDVVLTINQAIGPVEKGVTKIQETFHRRSGCSEDEEDSK; encoded by the exons ATGGCATCAACTGATATCTCAGCCTATAAAGATACCTATGGTTATTTGCATCAACAAGCTGTTATTATTGGAGGAATCTTTGCAACTGTAGCAGTAGGGCTCTCTATTTTCCTCATTTGCCAGCATCTCAGATCATACACCAATCCTGCG ATTATTGCATTGTGGAATTCTCGACTGTCTCTTATGTGTGACACACTAAGAAATTGCTATGAAGCATTTGCCTTGTATGCGTTTGGGAGCTATTTGGTTGCTTGTCTGG GTGGGGAAAAGAGAGTCATAGAGTTTCttgaaaatgaaaaacaaaaatgGCTCAACCAGCCTTTGCTAGAAGGatcacatgagaatcaaggTCTACATCAAAGATCCTTTATCAACTTTTTCTGCCGGCCATATGTTATTGGAAGCGATGTTTTAACAATAGAAAAATTCGGTCTAGTACAATAT ATGATTCTCAAGACTTTGTGTGCATTCTTGGCATTCTTGTTGGAGCTATTCGGTGTTTATGGTGATGGAGAATTCAAGTGGTACTATGG ATATCCATACATAACAATAGTACTGAACTTCAGTCAAATGTGGGCATTATATTGTCTTGTGCAGTTCTATAGCGTAATGCATGAAAGGCTTTATCCAATAAAGCCACTTGCAAAATTCGTAAGCTTTAAGGCGATTGTGTTTGCTACCTGGTGGCAAGGTGTGGGCATTGCTTTGCTGTGTTCTTTTGGAGTTCTGCCTAATGAGGGAAGATTTCAGACAGGGTTGCAAGATTTTTTGATTTGTATAGAA ATGGCCATTGCAGCTGTTGCCCATGTGTTTGTGTTTTCAGCAGAACCCTACCATTTTGTTCCAGCTTCTGATCCAGGAAGGATCACTACTAGAACAACCAAAGAAGAACTGAAGTTGGAGGAAGATGATGAGGCGAATCGAGCTATGcttgaaaagaaagaaactCGGGAGGCTTCTGGAACAAGCGTGACTGAGAGTGTTCAGGACATTTTTCTTAAAGGCGGTCAATGC GTTGTCAAAGATGTTGTGTTGACGATAAATCAAGCAATAGGACCTGTAGAGAAGGGTGTGACGAAGATCCAGGAGACCTTTCACCGGAGATCAGGATGTTCAGAAGATGAAGAAGATTCAAAGTGA
- the LOC110603814 gene encoding protein LAZ1 homolog 2 isoform X4 — protein MDRRNYFHGSCVCHRVSKIIALWNSRLSLMCDTLRNCYEAFALYAFGSYLVACLGGEKRVIEFLENEKQKWLNQPLLEGSHENQGLHQRSFINFFCRPYVIGSDVLTIEKFGLVQYMILKTLCAFLAFLLELFGVYGDGEFKWYYGYPYITIVLNFSQMWALYCLVQFYSVMHERLYPIKPLAKFVSFKAIVFATWWQGVGIALLCSFGVLPNEGRFQTGLQDFLICIEMAIAAVAHVFVFSAEPYHFVPASDPGRITTRTTKEELKLEEDDEANRAMLEKKETREASGTSVTESVQDIFLKGGQCVVKDVVLTINQAIGPVEKGVTKIQETFHRRSGCSEDEEDSK, from the exons ATGGATCGTCGCAATTATTTTCATGGTTCCTGTGTATGCCACCGAGTCAGTAAG ATTATTGCATTGTGGAATTCTCGACTGTCTCTTATGTGTGACACACTAAGAAATTGCTATGAAGCATTTGCCTTGTATGCGTTTGGGAGCTATTTGGTTGCTTGTCTGG GTGGGGAAAAGAGAGTCATAGAGTTTCttgaaaatgaaaaacaaaaatgGCTCAACCAGCCTTTGCTAGAAGGatcacatgagaatcaaggTCTACATCAAAGATCCTTTATCAACTTTTTCTGCCGGCCATATGTTATTGGAAGCGATGTTTTAACAATAGAAAAATTCGGTCTAGTACAATAT ATGATTCTCAAGACTTTGTGTGCATTCTTGGCATTCTTGTTGGAGCTATTCGGTGTTTATGGTGATGGAGAATTCAAGTGGTACTATGG ATATCCATACATAACAATAGTACTGAACTTCAGTCAAATGTGGGCATTATATTGTCTTGTGCAGTTCTATAGCGTAATGCATGAAAGGCTTTATCCAATAAAGCCACTTGCAAAATTCGTAAGCTTTAAGGCGATTGTGTTTGCTACCTGGTGGCAAGGTGTGGGCATTGCTTTGCTGTGTTCTTTTGGAGTTCTGCCTAATGAGGGAAGATTTCAGACAGGGTTGCAAGATTTTTTGATTTGTATAGAA ATGGCCATTGCAGCTGTTGCCCATGTGTTTGTGTTTTCAGCAGAACCCTACCATTTTGTTCCAGCTTCTGATCCAGGAAGGATCACTACTAGAACAACCAAAGAAGAACTGAAGTTGGAGGAAGATGATGAGGCGAATCGAGCTATGcttgaaaagaaagaaactCGGGAGGCTTCTGGAACAAGCGTGACTGAGAGTGTTCAGGACATTTTTCTTAAAGGCGGTCAATGC GTTGTCAAAGATGTTGTGTTGACGATAAATCAAGCAATAGGACCTGTAGAGAAGGGTGTGACGAAGATCCAGGAGACCTTTCACCGGAGATCAGGATGTTCAGAAGATGAAGAAGATTCAAAGTGA
- the LOC110603814 gene encoding protein LAZ1 homolog 2 isoform X5 translates to MVPVYATESIIALWNSRLSLMCDTLRNCYEAFALYAFGSYLVACLGGEKRVIEFLENEKQKWLNQPLLEGSHENQGLHQRSFINFFCRPYVIGSDVLTIEKFGLVQYMILKTLCAFLAFLLELFGVYGDGEFKWYYGYPYITIVLNFSQMWALYCLVQFYSVMHERLYPIKPLAKFVSFKAIVFATWWQGVGIALLCSFGVLPNEGRFQTGLQDFLICIEMAIAAVAHVFVFSAEPYHFVPASDPGRITTRTTKEELKLEEDDEANRAMLEKKETREASGTSVTESVQDIFLKGGQCVVKDVVLTINQAIGPVEKGVTKIQETFHRRSGCSEDEEDSK, encoded by the exons ATGGTTCCTGTGTATGCCACCGAGTCA ATTATTGCATTGTGGAATTCTCGACTGTCTCTTATGTGTGACACACTAAGAAATTGCTATGAAGCATTTGCCTTGTATGCGTTTGGGAGCTATTTGGTTGCTTGTCTGG GTGGGGAAAAGAGAGTCATAGAGTTTCttgaaaatgaaaaacaaaaatgGCTCAACCAGCCTTTGCTAGAAGGatcacatgagaatcaaggTCTACATCAAAGATCCTTTATCAACTTTTTCTGCCGGCCATATGTTATTGGAAGCGATGTTTTAACAATAGAAAAATTCGGTCTAGTACAATAT ATGATTCTCAAGACTTTGTGTGCATTCTTGGCATTCTTGTTGGAGCTATTCGGTGTTTATGGTGATGGAGAATTCAAGTGGTACTATGG ATATCCATACATAACAATAGTACTGAACTTCAGTCAAATGTGGGCATTATATTGTCTTGTGCAGTTCTATAGCGTAATGCATGAAAGGCTTTATCCAATAAAGCCACTTGCAAAATTCGTAAGCTTTAAGGCGATTGTGTTTGCTACCTGGTGGCAAGGTGTGGGCATTGCTTTGCTGTGTTCTTTTGGAGTTCTGCCTAATGAGGGAAGATTTCAGACAGGGTTGCAAGATTTTTTGATTTGTATAGAA ATGGCCATTGCAGCTGTTGCCCATGTGTTTGTGTTTTCAGCAGAACCCTACCATTTTGTTCCAGCTTCTGATCCAGGAAGGATCACTACTAGAACAACCAAAGAAGAACTGAAGTTGGAGGAAGATGATGAGGCGAATCGAGCTATGcttgaaaagaaagaaactCGGGAGGCTTCTGGAACAAGCGTGACTGAGAGTGTTCAGGACATTTTTCTTAAAGGCGGTCAATGC GTTGTCAAAGATGTTGTGTTGACGATAAATCAAGCAATAGGACCTGTAGAGAAGGGTGTGACGAAGATCCAGGAGACCTTTCACCGGAGATCAGGATGTTCAGAAGATGAAGAAGATTCAAAGTGA
- the LOC110603813 gene encoding inter-alpha-trypsin inhibitor heavy chain H3 produces the protein MAEEFAKSVEDGLQLSKRLYFGKDRAVAPPRPPISMNKSAESFLPTAPMVYAVISDPAIVDNPDLASYQPHVHGRCDPPALIPLQMNRIELEADSYLDAVIVHLSGSWRVHCVMGSKSCDCRIAIPMGEQGSILGVEVEVPGKSYSTELIAIDGKKDMEKEGRPENGSFLKPHIFTLTIPKLDGGSILSIKVSWIQKLLFHNGEFSLIVPFSFPEYVTPAVKKLPKKEKILLNVNSGTGTEIVCKTTSHALKQLKREAGKLGFSYESEVLSWTCVDFAVSYSVSSSHIYGSVILQSPSVHDFDQREMFCFYLFPQDQLSGKVFRKEIVFVVDISGSMEGKPLEGAKAALFGALTELDSKDSFNIVAFNGETYLFSSSMELATAETVERAVEWINLNFIAGGSTNILLPLNKAMEMVSNTHGSFPVIFLITDGAVEDERHICDLMESHLTGKESICPRIYTFGIGTYCNHYFLRRLAMLSRGQYDSAYDVDSVQSQMQKLFVKGLSPLLANITIDTFDDLDDVEVYPSRIPDLSSESLLIISGRYRGSFPETVEAKGVLGDLSNFVVDLKIQKANDMPLDRISAKQQIDLLTAQAWFSENKQLEEKVAKMSINTGIVSEYTRLAFLESQRGNQANESPRAHMLPHKTDSPKTDSQGRRRILLQNLSVGFGNVTATAENIPHGVETKLSEAAELIKAASNCCGRMFSKCCCMCCIQCCSKMNDQCAIALTQLCTALACFGCLECCSQLCCCCCEGEGN, from the exons ATGGCTGAGGAATTTGCTAAATCCGTCGAGGATGGGCTCCAGCTCTCCAAGCGTTTGTACTTCGGGAAGGACAGGGCCGTCGCTCCTCCTAGGCCGCCGATTTCAATGAATAAATCGGCAGAAAGCTTTCTCCCAACCGCACCCATGGTTTACGCGGTCATATCGGATCCAGCTATTGTGGATAACCCGGATTTGGCCAGCTACCAGCCGCACGTGCACGGCCGGTGTGATCCGCCCGCCCTCATTCCGCTCCAGATGAACCGGATAGAACTCGAGGCCGATTCTTATTTGGACGCTGTTATTGTTCACCTAAGCGGTTCCTGGCGGGTCCATTGCGTTATGGGCAGTAAGAGCTGTGATTGCCGTATTGCGATTCCTATGGGCGAGCAG GGTTCAATTCTAGGTGTTGAGGTGGAAGTTCCTGGAAAGTCGTATTCCACTGAACTGATCGCAATCGATGGCAAAAAAGATATGGAAAAAGAAGGCCGGCCCGAAAATGGAAGCTTTTTGAAGCCTCATATATTTACACTGACAATTCCAAAA CTTGATGGTGGCTCCATTCTTTCCATAAAAGTTAGTTGGATACAGAAATTATTATTCCACAATGGAGAGTTCTCGTTGATTGTGCCATTTAGTTTTCCAGAGTACGTCACTCCTGCTGTAAAGAAActaccaaaaaaagaaaagatccTATTGAATGTGAACTCTGGTACTGGAACTGAAATTGTGTGCAAGACGACTAGTCATGCTTTGAAG CAATTAAAACGTGAAGCAGGGAAGCTGGGTTTCTCCTATGAATCAGAAGTTCTTTCTTGGACATGCGTTGACTTTGCTGTCTCATATTCT GTCTCTTCAAGTCATATATATGGCAGTGTGATTCTGCAATCCCCATCTGTGCATGATTTTGACCAAAGAGAGATGTTCTGCTTCTATCTTTTTCCCCAAGACCAATTGAGTGGGAAG GTGTTCAGAAAAGAGATAGTATTTGTGGTTGATATAAGTGGAAGCATGGAAGGAAAGCCACTTGAGGGTGCAAAGGCTGCACTGTTTGGAGCCCTAACCGAACTCGATTCAAAAGATTCATTCAATATTGTAGCTTTTAATGGGGAGacttatttattttcttcatcAATGGAGTTGGCAACTGCAGAAACAGTTGAAAGGGCTGTTGAGTggataaatttaaactttattgCAGGGGGCAGTACAAATATTTTGCTTCCCCTAAATAAG GCCATGGAGATGGTATCAAATACTCATGGTTCATTTCCTGTGATTTTCCTTATCACTGATGGGGCTGTTGAAGATGAAAGACACATTTGTGATTTAATGGAAAGTCATCTAACTGGCAAGGAATCAATATGTCCCCGTATATACACCTTTGGCATAG GTACATATTGTAATCATTATTTCCTGCGCAGGCTTGCGATGCTTAGCAGGGGGCAATATGATTCTGCATATGACGTAG ATTCAGTTCAATCTCAAATGCAAAAGTTATTTGTCAAAGGTCTATCTCCCCTTCTTGCAAACATAACAATCGATACATTTGATGATCTTGATGATGTTGAG GTTTACCCCTCCCGCATCCCAGACCTTTCATCCGAAAGCCTGTTGATTATCTCTGGAAGATATCGAGGAAGCTTTCCTGAAACTGTTGAAGCTAAAGGTGTTTTAGGAGATCTGAGTAATTTTGTTGTAGACTTGAAGATACAAAAAGCAAACGACATGCCACTTGATAGG ATTTCTGCAAAGCAACAGATCGATCTACTCACAGCCCAGGCATGGTTTTCAGAAAACAAACAGCTTGAGGAGAAG GTCGCCAAAATGAGCATAAATACAGGTATCGTTTCCGAATATACTCGTCTGGCATTtcttgagagtcagagaggaaaCCAAGCCAATGAATCACCTAGAGCGCACATG CTACCACACAAGACTGATTCTCCAAAGACTGATTCTCAAGGCCGGAGAAGAATATTGCTACAAAACCTTAGTGTTGGCTTTGGCAATGTGACTGCAACTGCAGAAAACATTCCTCATGGAGTTGAAACAAAGTTGTCTGAGGCAGCTGAACTCATTAAGGCAGCTTCAAATTGTTGCGGACGGATGTTTAGTAAATGCTGTTGTATGTGCTGCATCCAGTGTTGCTCCAAGATGAACGACCAATGTGCAATAGCATTAACACAGCTCTGCACCGCTCTTGCATGTTTTGGCTGCTTGGAGTGCTGTTCACAactttgttgttgttgttgtgaagGTGAAGGAAACTAG